The region TATTCGTTTGGaggagtaaaaataaataaaaagacaaaaaGTGTAGCCCTCGGGTCCGTTCCCGCTCAAGGACATTCAAGGTCGCCGTGTTTATGACCGCTGCTACATATATAACTAGTCTTGAATAAAGCAAGGGAATATCATCAACGGGACAAGGAAGCGGtccgtgaaaatttattcaattcaatgtgTATAAAGGTCTTCTCTTTCATCCCACAATGGTATAATTAACGCGTCTTGTGTATACGAAGACGCGCACACGCGTTTACATTGGGACcagtttcgttacgttaaattttttcccgttCGATTCAACTAGGAGGTGCGGATACCTGGAtggacaatttttattcctcgaTACAAAAGCCGTGGTGAGCGAGCCTGGGTGAGGTCGTGGCGATTCTCGAATGTCGTCCGGTTTGTACGGAAAACGAAGGCCGGGGACCTCGAGGCAGGGCGAGAATGCGAAGAAGGGGCCTCCCCGTGACACACGacaatatcattttttactccttttcttttactttgcTCGAAACTCCGAACGGCGTATCGGCGGCATAAGGCAGTTCTTACTCGCGGCCAGGTTCCACCTCCTACCTCGTTTCTACCTCTACCTCCTCCGACTGCCTCTACCTCCAGCTCGACGGCCTCGGCGTGAGTATCGCCAAGCCCGCGGGACGCGTGCTCAAGTGAAAGTAGGATTTTGCTTTCTACTGTTTAGTACTGAAATATGTTTTACGGACGTCTAAAATGACGAGTGATTCGATCGGTACGTGGTGtgataaattatcgaaattaaACAGTGGTGAACCAGCGTATACCTCCTGCGtgataatatataatatataagtaaataaatcgtAATAATATGCACTTCTGAGAAGAATGAAGGCGTTAACAACGGGTCCATCGGTGTATCCGGGTACCACCTTTAGCTGCAGATTTCTATTATGGGCACTGTTCTTTTTGTCGTTTTACTCGGGTACTCGAGTACACGGAAATGCGGACTATCGACAGGGCTACGACAGTCCGCGTATGCTCAATGGTAAATACCCCATGATGAACGCATTCTTGTTGTGTTGtaattcgataaatattattaaaattactcaGCTAGGCGAGACACTTTGGTATTAAATGTTCGTGGATTGACGCCGTTGCGTCGCCGATAGAAAACGATTTTCTTCGACCGAATTGAGCGGCCTTCGCGTGCGTCGGATTGTCAAATACTTGCCAATAGGTTGCTTGGAATTTTTCATACGTCATTTAATAGTCGGGACAATGATGAGTAACTGCGACTGATCCGAGCAAACTGGCCCTCAATTTTCAGAAATCCCAAACTTACGGTTTTGCCATTGCGTGTATATTCACTccgaaaaaaatgatacgaTTTATCTCAACACCaataacgtaaaaataaagatgaaCCCGCTGTACATCTTAGAGAAAGATAATTTGGCTTGCCTGATTATTACATTAGTTCGAATCGTAATCGTTCGCAACCGATTTCGATGACACGCATTTACATCTTGTGCGtaatgtgattttttaaaataaatctgGCCTTTTGAAAGTGTCTGGTTATGAAATCGTTACGTAATAGTGCATCTCAATTTGTAAAACCTCGTTAAAATGTTTGTGTAACCACATCACAAAGTGTAAGGAAGTAAATCGTTGGAATTTTAAGTATATTACAAGCGCGCGATTCTAAACAAAAATACGGtgaatatatacgtataaaaacaaaatcacattataaatatcatttcaaTTGGCGTTTTGTAACTTTATACTTATGTATTAATGtgttggataattttttttttacatttctatCTATACCTGTTGGCCTTCATCGAATTGTTTAATGATAATTGGCCAATATCTTTTACACTGGTATGTTAGgtattcaaaataataatcatatacAAAAAACGTGTTACCCGTTGTTAGAGAATCGTTTCGTATTTCCGAAAATGATATTAGCTTGGTAGCTTTTGTTGCGTTACCTGCTCGAATTATTATTGAGTAATTAATGGATGGAATTATTGCAGTAATCCGTAACGGTGTCTAAAGTGAGGTGTTGCATATTGACGAAATTTATGTATGTCGCACGACACTATTATAAGGCGACTATATTAGGACGTATTTGAACAGTTTTCGTTCAGTACATGCTTctaaatcaattaataattcataGAACGCATCGCAATGTCGATCAATTTATTGGGAAATCcactttttcaactttctcaCAGCGTTATTAAATTGCCGACTGAATTACGTATGTTACTTTCACCCTCACTGCGTTTCTCTCAATTTTAAACTGTatggataaattatttttgtaattgtatAACTTACTTATAGATGCTCAAAGAACGTGGGGaaattcatctgaaatatttcaatcggCTGTAGCCCAGAGAGAAAATGACGAAGCACTTGAGTCCCCAACACCACAGAATGACAGTGCAAAGTTGCCATTGCGCCTGGATGAGAACAATATTATGCACGCTGAAGTCTCTTCTAATAACGATGAAGAAAACTACAGTGACGAATATGAGGAAGAACCCCATCATCCTTCTGAGTTAAAAACAATGTTACATCCAGCAAGTCCAAGAAATGCAGCGATAGATGGTGTAGTTGGCCAATCTCCTACAGCCAGCAGTCTGAATATTAGTTCCAGAGAATCACATGAGGATGAGGAGTATTTGGCAGAATATGATGCCTACTATTACtacgacgatgacgataatGATACGGGCTTGGTACATCATCTGACAAATTCCAGTAATGTTGAATCTGACAAATTGAAGGTGGGAGCTAACTTAGAAGAACCAGATTACTCAATATCAGGCAATTTGACATACAACACAATGCATCGGAATAACTTCAGCGATAACGCAGAGATGGATGACGATGAAGGCACCTCTATGGAGAGTAGTAACAAGCATTATGTAGTAGCTTCGAATACCGCAAGTCAACTTCCTGATAAATCAATACTGATTGAAGAAGCGATTGTTTCTGTGGTAACAACTAAAAGCGTCGTTAATGGTACATTATCCATTCCAGTAACTCCTTTGCCACAAACTACTGAACAAATTTCGTCACCACCTTCGTTGACCGAAATTGTGGATACCAAACAAATGGACAGATCACAAACTACTGAAAATTCTATAGTTCTGGCATCGGTACAGACAAGCCGTAGTATTTCTGGGGCCAGGTTCTTGCCCTTCCCCGTTGTGGAACAGGTGGAGCAAGTGGCGCAGAATGTTAACAGCAACAATAAGGTACCAGGACCCTTGGAATCTACTGAAAGTATTATCGACAAATTGGATAGAGTGCAATCTGAGTTATCGAGTGGATTTTTCAATGGTGGTTTCAGAAATTCAGGCAACACATTACAACTGGATGTTTTACCGGAAACTGAACAAGCAAAAAAAAGTCGGACTACAACAATGAGGGTGCCTGTAATCAGCAAATTTGTACCGCGTCAATACAATGCTAACAGAAAACCAGTGGCACCTTCGAGACCACCTCTTAAACCAATAATCACTAGGTTCAATCGTAATGAAACCAAGTTGAATAACAGCCTTACTTCAACTGCAAAAAGCGCTGTAATAAAGCCTCCTCAACTGCGTCCGCCTGCTGACAAGACAAGCAGTAACGCGGGTAAGGAGGATACTGGCAGAATAAAGAGTGTAGTTGTACAAGATATTGCTGCATTTTTGCCACCTGGTTATAACATTGAGAAGGTGAAAAACGAGCCTACAGAAAAGTCGATCATCGATGATATTTTCGCAAAGGCTAAAGTGGATATCTCTTCATTTTTACCTCCGGGATATAACAGCAAGCAAAACGGTGAATCTGATCAGAAGAGTCAACAGTCACTGGCAGATAATGCTGCTAAAAAATCCCCAGTTGATCTTTCATCACTTTTACCACCGGGATACAAGCCGCCAAAACCAAGTGACGAGGATGGTAGTAACGCGACGTCCGAAAGTAAGCGTCCTCCTATAGACGACCTATTTGCGGTTTCAAAGGTGGATCTTTCTTCACTTTTACCACCAGGAtacaatcaaaaaaaaaataatggctCCAATGCACCAAGCGGTAAGGATGAAACAGTCAAAAACCCATCTGAACTAGAAAATGCTACGACTCCAGCTACTGTGTCAACAACAAAAACTGCGGGtataaaattagtttttccCAGCCGGCCTGGAGGGAGAAAACCGATAAATCGAATTACAACCCCATCAACAGTACATGCACAAGGTCCTGGTGGATTTAAACCGGCTATTCATAAAGGCTGGCCAGTCAGGTGAGATAAACCAGAGTTTAATTGTATCTTGATAGTTGAATAACTCAATGCTATTGCAAGAAAACCTGAGGTTCcaatttttctgtaaatttaaattgttaatttttaatgCTCCAGAGCAACAACGGAATTCACAGGATGGCCTACATCTTCGACGACTCCTatatcgattgaaaaattactcgaGGCAGCACGCACAGCAACTCCTGATTCTAACAATACGTCCAGTACTGTAGCAGCAACCATGACATCAACTACGACGACTACTACAACGACTACAACAACGCCTCGACCTACTACACCTGGTATTTGTGAGGAAGAATGCGAAGTGGCTGGAACTATTCGCCTTGTTGGACATACAGTTTGGATACCTGAATTACTGGATAGTAATACCAAAGAGTGGAAACAACTTGCTGCTGAAGTGGAAAATGAGGTAACTTGCAATTAGCTTCGCTCAAgacagtgaaaaaatattgtcttGTAATTAATATGGAgttgtgtataaataattagatatcaaaaaatgaataacatcATTATCGATTTTCAGATAGATTTGGCTTTTACTAAATCCAATACTTTGAGGAAATGGTAcaagaaaataagaatagaTGCATTCAGGTAAAGATTCTCAATTGTATCACCCAGAAAAATAGAGACTTTGGAGCAGACATAACATTTGAATTAAGCAATGTGAGTAACCATA is a window of Neodiprion fabricii isolate iyNeoFabr1 chromosome 6, iyNeoFabr1.1, whole genome shotgun sequence DNA encoding:
- the LOC124185802 gene encoding flocculation protein FLO11, with the translated sequence MKALTTGPSVYPGTTFSCRFLLWALFFLSFYSGTRVHGNADYRQGYDSPRMLNDAQRTWGNSSEIFQSAVAQRENDEALESPTPQNDSAKLPLRLDENNIMHAEVSSNNDEENYSDEYEEEPHHPSELKTMLHPASPRNAAIDGVVGQSPTASSLNISSRESHEDEEYLAEYDAYYYYDDDDNDTGLVHHLTNSSNVESDKLKVGANLEEPDYSISGNLTYNTMHRNNFSDNAEMDDDEGTSMESSNKHYVVASNTASQLPDKSILIEEAIVSVVTTKSVVNGTLSIPVTPLPQTTEQISSPPSLTEIVDTKQMDRSQTTENSIVLASVQTSRSISGARFLPFPVVEQVEQVAQNVNSNNKVPGPLESTESIIDKLDRVQSELSSGFFNGGFRNSGNTLQLDVLPETEQAKKSRTTTMRVPVISKFVPRQYNANRKPVAPSRPPLKPIITRFNRNETKLNNSLTSTAKSAVIKPPQLRPPADKTSSNAGKEDTGRIKSVVVQDIAAFLPPGYNIEKVKNEPTEKSIIDDIFAKAKVDISSFLPPGYNSKQNGESDQKSQQSLADNAAKKSPVDLSSLLPPGYKPPKPSDEDGSNATSESKRPPIDDLFAVSKVDLSSLLPPGYNQKKNNGSNAPSGKDETVKNPSELENATTPATVSTTKTAGIKLVFPSRPGGRKPINRITTPSTVHAQGPGGFKPAIHKGWPVRATTEFTGWPTSSTTPISIEKLLEAARTATPDSNNTSSTVAATMTSTTTTTTTTTTTPRPTTPGICEEECEVAGTIRLVGHTVWIPELLDSNTKEWKQLAAEVENEIDLAFTKSNTLRKWYKKIRIDAFSQGSILVDYFVELSEIGTKINTQELKTIFHDALNVHASNNDNSSESDNLLVLGEFTIDPASTDFVVVQKRVLPPQMANDNTIIPQWAIAIIVIGVGGLLFIIIFGVFVMINRRNVAKIKPTMPMFDEEIEKNIIHKNQTTPRRRSLDYPKDYSKDYPKEYPKEDLYDIDADWNDKSFDATSNKMMVDGPYHDSSRYNLYDSWRSEWNGYYYNASRGSNRSPGYESTTSVSRHRPNYDTNF